The Alicyclobacillus macrosporangiidus CPP55 genome segment GTGAGGCGCCGGCATGGTGCCCAATCTCATACCCGACACCCACTGCGAAGAGCGCCACGACGACCCCAATTGCAGTTCCAATCACCTTGTTTTTGCGCATTTATAAGACCCCCTCAGTTCTTGGAGAAGAAATTCACCCATTGGTTGACTTCGCTGCTCTTGAGCACCCCAGGCACCTCTTCCCAGCCGCCGGATACCTTCCGGTATGCCGCTGGGACCGGCACTGAGGCTTTCTCGTACAGCGTCACTGGGCTTGGCAACGGATCGCCGTGATAGCCCAGCTTCGACCACATCTGCTTCGTCTGCTCCTCCGTCATCCCAGTCCACACAACTGCGGGCTTGGGGTTCAGCTTCGGCCAGACCGACTCAAACTGCGAGATCGCGTACCCCGTCGCGGGGCTGATCACTAGCACCCGATCCACGGACGACGGAACCTGCACCGGGAGCTTGTCCACCTTTTGAATCCGGCTGGAGTACGAGGACAAATGCGACTCAACGGCGGACGGAAGGGATTTGATCGGCGCCGCCTGCGCCGCGCTGTTTGCCACTACGTTGTTGGGCGTCGCTGAGTTGTTGGGCGCCGCTCCTCCGCATCCCACAAGCAACCCTCCGGCCACAGCCAAAACAGTCCCTGTTTGGACAACTCTGCGCATCTTTTGCGCACACCTCCTGTACACTGGTTTCCACTCCAACGCGGCTTGCAGGGCAAAATAAGAGCGCCAGGACTCAATCTTCCCGGCGCAACAGCCTCCGTCCCTGGATCTCATACCTACCCGGCCTCAACCCCGACACCCGGTGCCTCCCCGGTCTTCGGAACCGGCCGGCCTTCCTCAGCACCGTTCTACCACGCCGCAGGTAGACATCCAGGTGTATGCCACTCTCAAAACTCCAATTCTCCCCGTACACTTTCACCGACAGCGGCAAGTCCCCGCGCGTCCACACAACCTTCGCCGCCTCTTTCCGTCGTGTTACCTTGCCTCGGCGCCACACCAACTGCCGTGCCTTTTTCGTCCACCCGTCGCTGACATGACTCCGAAACGGATACGCCACCGCCCCGAACAGATACCGCACCAACGGCTTGCCGTCCGGGTCGAGCTTTCGTGCGGCCCACGTGAACAAGAAAGCGCCTCCGGCGATGAACAACCAGCGATTCATGACGAAGTTGACGAGAATCAGCGGTGTGTACGAATCGAGGAGCATGAGAATGAACGCCGCCAGAAGGAACGTGACCAGGTCGTCTGCAAACAGCCTGAAACCCAGGTTGTGACGATTGAGATTGGTGATCACCGTCTTCTGTTTGAACAGCTTCTGATAGCTGCGCGGCACCGCAACCCTCCCCCTCTCCACAAAAAGGCCGCCCGTACAGAGCGGCCCGTCCTCACGCGTGCGGCAGTTTTCCAATCAGCCAGTTCAACACCCCGAAGAACACCGTGGGGTCAATGAGGAAAACGAGGGCGATCATCCCGAACAGCACCTGAACAATGATGTTGTGGTGCTCGCCTTTGAAATACTTCCTGACGATCAAGACCGTCATCCAGACCAGAATCCCAACCGCGAGCAGGTCAAAGATCGGTTGAACCAGGCTCCATGCGGGATTGCTCGTGATGTCACTCGCGTTGGCCCCCATATCGATCACCCTTTCCAAGACTCAAATTCAGGCGGTCAAGTGCAGCCACCGGCAGGCGTCCGCCAACCAGGGCAATGAGACCGCCTCAACCAATCGCGACGCGTATGGCAACATAAACCTCCCAGTTTCCCTGACCGCCCCCGGCAGGTGCAAAAACCCGTAGCTCGCCCCCAACACGACGGCGTACACCTGGATCAACAGCCGAAGGATCGCTTCTCCGGCGCTCTCTACACCAATGGCCAGCCACGGTATGGGAGGCCGCACCCATATGGGAAGCGGGTAGAACAGTTGAACACCCATGGGGTTGAGCAGGTCGATGAGCCAGTGGCTCGTCCACCCGACCACAATGCCCGTCGCCAGCCATGTCGGCACGTAAAAGCCCATATCGAACAACACCAAGTACAAGGCCACCGTGACCGCCAATGAGTGGGTCAACGTGCGGTGGCGGATGAACATGGACACGACAGAACCGAGCGGCACGTGCCGGGAAACCCATGATTCGGGTTGGTCGATGTCGGGGAACGGCGCCACGATGAAGGCTGCGGCGATGGCGGCCGCGGCCTGCCACGTGACCGGTGCATGCTCGGAGACAAGGATAGTTTCCATAAGGGCGGCGCCGAAGGCCGCGTGCGTGGTGTGGATCAAATACGACACCCCTCCTTCCGCATGAAGGAGGGGTGCATGACAAATCACGACATCACGCCCTCGGCCTTGGCACTCTCGGTTCTCGCGGCCCGCGCGTCTCTCTCGGCTCTCTCAGCCGAGGCCCGCGTGGATCTGGCGGCAGTGTAGATGTCTGCTGCCTCGGCAGAGAACGAGGCGTCGACTGTCTGCGGATTTTCTCGTCACCATTCCTACTGTTTGACGGTTGAGCGTTGTCTGGTTGGCTTTGGTCACGCCCCGTTTGCATCGTGGCTGCGTTCTCGGTCCCGGTAACACCGGGCACTCCAAACCCATCCCCGAGTCTCGGCGTCTCAGCCTCCGAGCCGCGCCGCTCATGATCACGCCGCTCCGTCTCCTCGCGGCCGGAGCGCGGTGGGGGGTGCAAAACGCTGTTGCGTTGCTGTGCGCTGCCAACACTGTTGCTTGCGGACTCGCCGCCGCTTGCCTGCGGTGCTGCGCCGGATTCCTGCCGATCAGATGAAGTCGTTTCACCGCGAACGGGCTCACGCGGCTCCGCACCCCGTGCAGGAACCGAATCCGGCAGTGGCATCGAAAAGCCTTCAGCCAAGCTATGGGATTCGACGTCCGCTTCG includes the following:
- a CDS encoding metal-dependent hydrolase, which encodes MIHTTHAAFGAALMETILVSEHAPVTWQAAAAIAAAFIVAPFPDIDQPESWVSRHVPLGSVVSMFIRHRTLTHSLAVTVALYLVLFDMGFYVPTWLATGIVVGWTSHWLIDLLNPMGVQLFYPLPIWVRPPIPWLAIGVESAGEAILRLLIQVYAVVLGASYGFLHLPGAVRETGRFMLPYASRLVEAVSLPWLADACRWLHLTA
- a CDS encoding conjugal transfer protein → MPRSYQKLFKQKTVITNLNRHNLGFRLFADDLVTFLLAAFILMLLDSYTPLILVNFVMNRWLFIAGGAFLFTWAARKLDPDGKPLVRYLFGAVAYPFRSHVSDGWTKKARQLVWRRGKVTRRKEAAKVVWTRGDLPLSVKVYGENWSFESGIHLDVYLRRGRTVLRKAGRFRRPGRHRVSGLRPGRYEIQGRRLLRRED